One window from the genome of Chloroflexota bacterium encodes:
- a CDS encoding ABC transporter permease subunit: MREFLVLLRKEWLEQWRTYRLLVVGVVLAIFGLLSPLTAKYTPELIKLVPNGEAIARLIPPPTTMDAVAQYVKNISQFGVILALLLTMGAVAQEKDKGTAAMMLVKPLPRVTFLAAKFAALALMFAVSIAVAGLACYYYTWLMFEALDVSRWLMLNSLLLLFVLVYVALTLLCSVAAKSQTAAGGFAFGLLLILGLAGSIPSWGEYMPGQLLVWGGSLVAGNADAYWGTLGVSLGIIIAAFVGAWRVFERQEL, translated from the coding sequence ATGAGAGAGTTTCTTGTCCTTCTGCGCAAAGAATGGCTAGAGCAGTGGCGGACCTACCGGCTGTTGGTGGTGGGCGTGGTGCTGGCTATCTTTGGCTTGTTGTCGCCCCTGACTGCTAAATACACCCCGGAGCTTATCAAGCTGGTTCCAAATGGCGAGGCCATCGCCCGGTTGATTCCCCCACCCACAACGATGGACGCTGTAGCGCAGTATGTCAAGAACATCAGCCAGTTTGGCGTCATCCTCGCTTTGCTGTTGACCATGGGCGCGGTGGCTCAGGAGAAAGATAAGGGCACAGCCGCCATGATGCTGGTCAAGCCATTGCCGCGGGTGACATTTCTGGCCGCCAAATTCGCCGCCCTGGCTCTGATGTTCGCCGTCAGCATCGCGGTGGCAGGCCTGGCTTGCTATTACTACACCTGGCTGATGTTTGAGGCGCTTGATGTTTCTCGCTGGTTGATGTTAAACAGCTTGTTACTATTGTTTGTGCTGGTCTACGTGGCGCTGACGTTGCTCTGCAGTGTGGCGGCCAAATCACAGACAGCCGCTGGCGGGTTTGCCTTTGGCCTACTACTCATCCTGGGATTAGCCGGTTCCATTCCAAGTTGGGGCGAATATATGCCGGGGCAGTTGCTGGTGTGGGGAGGCAGTCTGGTGGCTGGTAACGCCGACGCTTACTGGGGGACGTTAGGCGTAAGCCTGGGCATCATCATCGCCGCGTTCGTCGGGGCGTGGCGCGTTTTTGAAAGACAGGAACTTTAA